The following proteins come from a genomic window of Nitrospiraceae bacterium:
- a CDS encoding ABC transporter substrate-binding protein yields MRLPCWLADSVPTNCRRIRRILQLLGVGLVISAGPLSLAAESPTDVVRTTINEVIRILNDDSLKAPAKLLPRRRMLEQVIAQRFDYAEMSKRALAANWTPLTNEQRDEFVDLFKSFLSDRYASKIEGYSGEQAEYLTERLEGQYAEVRTKLVSSKVQIPMDYRLINKGGRWYAYDIIVDGVSLVKNYRSQFTSIIRSYSYDELVHRLRNRTVGEEKKA; encoded by the coding sequence ATTCGACGGATCCTCCAGCTTCTCGGCGTAGGGCTTGTTATCTCCGCCGGGCCCCTGAGCCTCGCCGCCGAATCACCCACCGACGTGGTCCGAACGACGATTAACGAGGTGATCCGTATTCTCAACGATGACTCGCTGAAAGCTCCGGCCAAGCTCCTACCCCGGCGACGAATGCTTGAACAGGTGATCGCCCAGCGTTTCGATTATGCCGAAATGTCCAAACGAGCTCTCGCCGCCAACTGGACTCCCTTGACGAACGAGCAACGTGACGAATTTGTGGACCTCTTCAAGTCCTTTCTCTCAGACCGGTATGCGTCCAAGATCGAGGGCTATTCCGGCGAACAGGCGGAGTACCTGACCGAGCGCCTAGAAGGTCAGTATGCAGAAGTAAGAACCAAGCTGGTATCCAGCAAGGTCCAGATCCCGATGGACTATCGGCTTATTAATAAGGGGGGCCGGTGGTATGCCTACGACATCATCGTGGATGGGGTGAGCCTCGTCAAAAATTACCGGAGTCAATTCACGTCGATCATCCGGTCTTACTCCTACGACGAGTTAGTCCACCGCCTTCGGAATCGTACAGTTGGAGAAGAGAAGAAAGCCTAA